The Sphingomonas sinipercae genome contains a region encoding:
- the gatC gene encoding Asp-tRNA(Asn)/Glu-tRNA(Gln) amidotransferase subunit GatC, whose product MSVTSEQIRHIAKLARIAMSDDELGRLVPELNNILGWVEQLGEVDTDGVEPLATVIESKLRLREDSVTDGNCRDAVLANAPGAEHGFFAVPKVIE is encoded by the coding sequence ATGTCCGTTACCTCCGAACAGATCCGCCATATTGCCAAGCTTGCCCGCATCGCCATGAGCGATGACGAGCTTGGCCGGCTGGTGCCCGAACTCAACAATATCCTTGGCTGGGTCGAGCAGCTCGGCGAAGTCGACACCGATGGGGTCGAGCCGCTGGCGACGGTCATCGAAAGCAAGTTGCGCCTGCGCGAAGACTCGGTGACCGACGGTAATTGCCGCGACGCGGTACTGGCCAACGCACCGGGCGCCGAACATGGGTTCTTTGCAGTCCCGAAGGTGATCGAGTGA
- the gatA gene encoding Asp-tRNA(Asn)/Glu-tRNA(Gln) amidotransferase subunit GatA: protein MSELTSKTIAQLRDGFRSGEFTAREIAEAYNAAVAAARQLNAYTVETPDDALAAAAVADSARGSSELASLAGIPLGIKDLFATKGVDSTAGSKILSGFKPPYESTVVANLRKAGAGMLGKLNMDEFAMGSSNETSAYGPVISPWRRNDGSNVSLTPGGSSGGSAAAVAADIAPGVTGTDTGGSIRQPAAFTGICGIKPTYGRCSRWGIVSFASSLDQAGPMAKSVRDCAILLEAMSGFDPKDSTSLDAPVPQWEANLSSNLKGKRVGIPREYRIDGVPDDINALWDRGIEWLRDAGAEPVEISLPHTKYALPTYYIIAPAEASSNLARYDGVRYGMRVEGVKTLDDMYSATRAAGFGAEVKRRIMIGTYVLSAGFYDAYFTKAQRVRALIKQDFARAFEQCDLILTPTAPSAAFGIGEKMSDPLAMYLNDVFAVPASLAGLPAMSVPGGLDAQGLPLGLHIIGNEMDEQIVLDAGLAIEERAGFTAKAEKWW, encoded by the coding sequence GTGAGCGAGCTGACGTCGAAAACGATTGCCCAGCTGCGCGATGGCTTCCGCTCCGGCGAATTCACCGCCCGGGAGATTGCAGAGGCGTACAACGCCGCCGTCGCCGCCGCTCGGCAGTTGAACGCTTATACCGTCGAGACGCCCGACGACGCGCTGGCGGCCGCGGCTGTCGCGGATTCCGCCCGGGGTTCTAGCGAACTGGCGTCACTTGCCGGCATCCCATTGGGCATCAAGGACTTGTTCGCGACCAAGGGCGTCGACTCGACCGCCGGAAGCAAGATCCTGTCGGGGTTCAAGCCGCCTTACGAAAGCACGGTCGTCGCCAACCTTCGCAAGGCGGGCGCGGGCATGCTGGGCAAGCTCAACATGGACGAGTTCGCGATGGGCTCGTCGAACGAGACCAGCGCCTACGGGCCGGTGATCAGCCCATGGCGGCGCAACGACGGCAGCAACGTTTCGCTCACTCCGGGCGGATCGTCGGGCGGATCGGCTGCGGCCGTCGCCGCGGACATTGCGCCGGGGGTGACCGGCACGGACACCGGCGGGTCAATCCGCCAGCCGGCAGCCTTCACCGGCATCTGCGGGATCAAGCCGACCTATGGCCGCTGCTCGCGCTGGGGCATCGTCTCGTTCGCAAGCTCGCTCGACCAGGCGGGGCCGATGGCCAAGTCGGTGCGCGATTGCGCGATCCTGCTTGAAGCGATGAGCGGGTTCGACCCGAAGGATTCCACCTCGCTGGACGCGCCGGTGCCGCAGTGGGAAGCGAACTTATCGAGCAATCTCAAAGGCAAACGTGTCGGCATTCCCAGAGAATATCGGATTGACGGTGTGCCCGACGACATCAATGCGCTGTGGGATCGTGGCATTGAGTGGCTGCGCGACGCGGGCGCCGAGCCGGTCGAGATCAGCCTGCCGCACACCAAATATGCGCTTCCAACCTATTATATCATCGCGCCGGCCGAGGCGTCGTCGAACCTCGCCCGCTACGACGGGGTTCGCTACGGGATGCGGGTCGAGGGCGTAAAGACCCTCGACGACATGTATTCCGCAACGCGAGCCGCGGGCTTTGGCGCCGAGGTCAAGCGGCGGATCATGATCGGCACCTACGTGCTGTCGGCCGGCTTCTACGATGCCTACTTCACGAAGGCGCAGCGGGTGCGGGCCTTGATCAAGCAGGATTTCGCCCGCGCGTTCGAACAGTGCGACCTGATCCTGACGCCGACCGCGCCGAGCGCGGCGTTCGGTATCGGCGAGAAAATGAGCGACCCGCTGGCAATGTACCTCAATGACGTCTTCGCGGTGCCGGCCAGCCTCGCCGGACTGCCGGCAATGAGCGTTCCGGGTGGGCTCGACGCGCAGGGGCTGCCATTGGGGCTGCACATCATCGGCAACGAGATGGACGAGCAGATCGTGCTGGATGCCGGGCTGGCGATCGAGGAGCGAGCGGGATTCACCGCCAAGGCGGAGAAGTGGTGGTGA
- a CDS encoding DUF3089 domain-containing protein, whose translation MCARRFLIVVTILTLMAVGAAFAVFQWGGTALLSQATPQGHYQAPPPSSGPDYASLDSWVARPGIAEDPSGWRPPTAPPSTASGPAHVFYIHPTTYLLSDRWNAPLKPGGDTEFRTRLFVQSQASALADAGDVWAPRYRQAAYGAFLLKSADAAQALDLAYSDVSAAFRTFLAAVPADDPIVLAGHSQGSLHLMRLLADYRQQLDGRIAAAYVVGWPVSHTADLPAIGLPPCATPGQSRCLLTWLTFGDPANPSILLDAWEKGSARSGQPYRREDIICVNPITGTDKGAAVPGDNPGTLVPSGNLMTAELQPGRVGASCEEGLLKLNGDVPTMGPFVLPGNNYHVYDYALFWGAIRRDVGRRVAAWAR comes from the coding sequence ATGTGCGCCCGCCGTTTCCTGATCGTCGTCACGATCCTCACGCTGATGGCGGTGGGCGCGGCCTTCGCCGTCTTCCAATGGGGTGGCACCGCCTTGTTGAGCCAGGCCACACCACAGGGACATTACCAGGCGCCGCCGCCGAGCAGCGGGCCCGACTATGCGTCGCTCGACAGCTGGGTGGCGCGGCCGGGCATTGCGGAAGACCCTTCCGGATGGCGACCGCCCACCGCACCGCCGTCGACGGCGTCCGGGCCAGCCCACGTATTCTACATCCATCCCACCACATATTTGCTCAGCGATCGCTGGAACGCGCCGCTGAAACCCGGCGGCGATACCGAGTTTCGGACGCGCCTGTTCGTGCAAAGCCAGGCGAGCGCGCTCGCGGACGCCGGAGACGTGTGGGCGCCGCGTTATCGCCAGGCCGCTTACGGCGCGTTCCTGCTGAAAAGCGCGGACGCAGCGCAGGCGCTGGATCTTGCCTATTCCGACGTTTCGGCCGCTTTCAGGACATTTCTCGCGGCTGTTCCTGCTGACGATCCGATCGTGCTCGCCGGACACAGTCAGGGCTCCCTACACCTGATGCGTTTGCTCGCGGACTATCGCCAGCAGCTCGACGGCCGGATTGCAGCAGCCTACGTCGTCGGCTGGCCGGTCAGCCACACCGCCGACCTGCCCGCGATCGGACTGCCGCCGTGCGCGACGCCAGGGCAGTCCCGATGCCTGCTGACATGGCTGACATTTGGCGATCCGGCCAACCCCTCGATCCTGCTCGACGCCTGGGAAAAGGGTTCCGCGCGGTCCGGCCAGCCGTATCGCCGCGAAGACATCATCTGCGTGAACCCGATCACTGGAACCGACAAGGGTGCGGCCGTGCCCGGCGACAATCCAGGGACGCTCGTCCCGTCGGGCAACCTCATGACCGCCGAGCTTCAGCCGGGGCGCGTCGGCGCGTCGTGCGAGGAGGGATTGCTCAAGCTCAACGGCGACGTGCCGACGATGGGCCCGTTCGTGCTTCCGGGCAACAATTACCACGTTTACGACTACGCCTTGTTCTGGGGCGCAATCCGCCGCGATGTCGGGCGCAGGGTCGCGGCATGGGCGCGCTGA
- the ruvX gene encoding Holliday junction resolvase RuvX — protein sequence MITSTPSEFIEALAAPGKLAGLDVGTRTVGLATCDAGWHFAGPAETIGRTKFTADLERLRAFTVRERIVGLVVGLPLNMDGSDSPRTQSVRAFARNLAPLDLPVLLWDERWSTQAVERAMIDADVSRAKRAERVDALAAAHILQGAIDALVNLPAPE from the coding sequence CTGATTACCTCCACCCCTTCCGAATTCATCGAGGCGCTCGCGGCGCCGGGCAAGCTCGCCGGGCTCGACGTCGGTACCAGGACGGTCGGCCTCGCCACCTGCGATGCCGGCTGGCATTTCGCTGGCCCCGCCGAGACCATCGGCCGGACCAAGTTCACCGCCGACCTTGAACGCCTGCGCGCCTTCACCGTTCGCGAACGGATTGTCGGGCTGGTCGTCGGCCTGCCGCTCAACATGGACGGCAGCGACAGCCCGCGTACGCAGTCGGTGCGCGCATTTGCCCGCAACCTTGCGCCGCTCGACCTGCCAGTGCTGCTGTGGGACGAGCGCTGGTCGACGCAGGCCGTCGAGCGCGCGATGATCGACGCCGACGTCAGCCGGGCCAAGCGCGCCGAGCGCGTCGATGCCCTCGCCGCCGCCCATATCCTCCAAGGTGCAATCGACGCGCTGGTCAACTTGCCGGCGCCGGAATAG
- a CDS encoding aspartate carbamoyltransferase catalytic subunit: MDIFSIDSLTDGHIAAILDRADLHLAANRESRRSTTLRDKIVFNLFYENSTRTLMSFATAAHRLGASVVTLPVGQSSVKKGETLADTARTLGAMRPDAIVIRHPETGAPSRVAELVDAPVLNAGDGTNEHPTQALLDAATLRAHFGRVDGLTVAICGDIRHSRVAHSNALLLPRLGANVRLAGPLELMPDELSARPTVDDAIAGADVVMMLRVQRERLDRDLGDGPGEYLSRYGLTAERLRRAAPNAVVMHPGPMNRGIEIEDSVADDQQRSLITRQVEYGVAVRMACLELAAGAID, encoded by the coding sequence GTGGACATTTTTTCGATCGACAGCCTGACCGACGGTCACATCGCCGCGATTCTCGACCGCGCCGACTTGCACCTCGCTGCCAATCGTGAAAGCCGCCGCTCGACGACGCTGCGCGACAAGATCGTCTTCAACCTGTTCTACGAAAACTCGACGCGCACCTTGATGTCCTTCGCGACGGCGGCACACCGGCTTGGCGCAAGCGTCGTTACCCTTCCCGTCGGGCAATCCTCAGTGAAGAAAGGCGAAACGCTGGCGGACACGGCGCGGACGCTCGGCGCCATGCGCCCCGACGCGATCGTGATCCGGCATCCCGAAACCGGGGCGCCGTCGAGGGTGGCCGAACTGGTGGATGCCCCCGTCCTGAACGCTGGCGATGGCACCAACGAACATCCGACGCAGGCTCTCCTCGACGCCGCGACTTTGCGCGCACACTTCGGCCGGGTCGACGGCCTGACCGTCGCCATCTGCGGCGACATTCGTCACAGCCGGGTCGCGCATTCCAACGCCCTGCTCCTGCCCCGCCTCGGCGCCAATGTCCGGCTTGCCGGCCCGCTGGAGTTGATGCCCGACGAGTTGAGCGCGCGGCCAACGGTCGACGACGCCATTGCGGGCGCGGATGTAGTGATGATGCTGCGGGTCCAGCGCGAACGCCTGGACCGGGATCTTGGCGACGGACCTGGCGAATATCTCTCGCGCTACGGCCTTACCGCCGAGCGGTTGCGCCGGGCTGCGCCGAACGCGGTGGTGATGCACCCGGGCCCGATGAACCGTGGCATCGAAATCGAGGATTCGGTTGCCGACGATCAGCAGCGGTCGCTGATCACGCGCCAGGTCGAATATGGTGTCGCGGTCCGGATGGCCTGCCTTGAGCTGGCCGCCGGGGCCATCGATTAG
- the gatB gene encoding Asp-tRNA(Asn)/Glu-tRNA(Gln) amidotransferase subunit GatB, producing the protein MADASAPFRIKGETGEWEVVVGLEVHAQITATASKLFSGAATAFGAEPNTQVSLIDAAMPGMLPVPNRECIRQAVRTGLALDAKINRWSRFDRKNYFYADLPQGYQISQLFHPLVGEGEIEVLLDEQDESSAKTIGIERIHVEQDAGKLMHDQHATMSYVDLNRAGVALMEIVSRPDMRSPAEAGAYLRKLRAILRYVGSCDGNMEEGSMRADVNVSVRKPGAELGTRTETKNVNSVRFVMQVIEHEARRQVELIEDGGAVAQETRLFDPDKGETRTLRSKEDAHDYRYFPDPDLLPLELDEAFVEECRASLPELPDAKRRRYEAQGITPYNAGVLTAEVETAAWFDQLLTAGAEPKQAANWVVAELFGALNRRGETIDAGPVTPGRAAELLALVADGTLSGTLAKQVFEIMLETGQGASQIVEERGLKQTSDTGEIDARIDEVLAANGDKVAQYKAGKEALFGFFVGQVMKAMAGKANPKLVNEQLRAKLDS; encoded by the coding sequence ATGGCTGACGCAAGCGCGCCTTTCCGAATCAAGGGCGAGACTGGCGAGTGGGAGGTCGTGGTCGGCCTTGAAGTCCACGCACAGATCACCGCTACTGCGTCCAAGCTGTTCTCCGGCGCGGCGACCGCCTTCGGTGCGGAGCCGAACACGCAGGTGTCGCTGATCGACGCCGCGATGCCCGGGATGCTGCCGGTCCCGAACCGCGAGTGCATCCGCCAGGCGGTGCGCACCGGCCTGGCCCTCGATGCAAAGATCAACCGGTGGAGCCGGTTCGATCGGAAAAATTATTTCTACGCCGACCTGCCGCAGGGCTATCAGATCAGCCAGCTGTTCCATCCCTTGGTCGGGGAGGGCGAAATCGAGGTCCTGCTGGATGAGCAGGACGAGAGCAGCGCCAAGACCATCGGCATCGAGCGGATCCACGTCGAGCAGGACGCGGGCAAGTTGATGCACGACCAGCACGCGACGATGAGCTACGTCGACCTCAACCGCGCCGGTGTCGCGCTGATGGAAATCGTGTCGCGCCCGGACATGCGTTCGCCTGCTGAAGCAGGGGCTTATCTGCGGAAGCTGCGAGCAATCCTGCGCTACGTCGGGTCGTGCGACGGCAATATGGAAGAAGGTTCAATGCGCGCCGACGTCAACGTCAGCGTGCGTAAGCCGGGCGCCGAGCTAGGCACCCGGACCGAAACCAAGAACGTCAACAGCGTCCGCTTCGTCATGCAGGTGATCGAGCATGAAGCGCGGCGCCAGGTCGAACTGATCGAAGATGGCGGCGCGGTCGCCCAGGAAACGCGGCTGTTCGACCCCGACAAGGGGGAGACGCGGACTCTGCGGTCGAAGGAAGATGCGCATGATTACCGCTACTTCCCCGACCCCGACCTGCTCCCGCTGGAGCTGGACGAGGCGTTCGTCGAGGAATGCCGAGCCAGCCTGCCGGAGCTGCCGGACGCCAAGCGGCGGCGGTACGAAGCGCAAGGCATCACGCCCTACAATGCAGGCGTGCTGACGGCGGAAGTAGAGACGGCCGCCTGGTTCGACCAGCTGCTGACCGCCGGTGCCGAACCTAAACAGGCTGCGAACTGGGTGGTCGCCGAATTGTTCGGAGCGCTCAACCGGCGCGGCGAGACGATCGACGCTGGCCCGGTCACGCCGGGGCGGGCGGCCGAGTTGCTTGCACTGGTGGCCGATGGCACCCTTTCGGGGACATTGGCCAAGCAGGTCTTCGAGATCATGCTGGAGACCGGGCAGGGCGCTTCGCAGATCGTCGAGGAGCGTGGCCTGAAGCAGACCAGCGACACCGGCGAGATCGACGCCAGGATCGATGAGGTTCTCGCCGCCAACGGCGACAAGGTGGCGCAGTACAAGGCGGGCAAGGAGGCGCTGTTCGGCTTCTTCGTCGGGCAGGTGATGAAGGCGATGGCGGGCAAGGCTAACCCGAAACTGGTCAACGAGCAGCTGCGGGCGAAGCTGGACTCCTAA